Within Dysgonomonas sp. HDW5A, the genomic segment ATTCTGAGCACTGGCAAAACCGCCAATCATTACCAATAATACCAAGAGGTACTTACCAAAAGAGTTCATATGATGATATTTTGAAATCAATTTTCACGTTAAATTATTCTACAATTCAGAGCTATACTTTATCGAAATAAGTAGCTATTTGCTCTACACCCCCAACCCTAAATTGGTTGGAAATCTTCAAATATAATATATATTAAACAAACAAGTTCGATATAAGTTATATATACCGAACCCATTCACATAATTTATTTTACTATTAAACTAAAACTGAACTGTGGGAGCTGTCTGGCTTCCGGCCTCAGCCTCGAAATATCCTTTCTGGGTAAAACCAAACCACCCTGCCCATATTGTTTGCGGAAACTTTCGTATATACTGATTATAGTCTTTTACTACCTCATTATACTTATTGCGCTCTACTGCAATCCGGTTTTCTGTACCGGCCAATTCATCCTGCAATGCCAAAAAGTTTTGATTCGCTTTTAGATCCGGATATTGTTCCTGCACCATTAATAATTTCCCCAAAGCAGCACTTAATTGCCCTTGAGCCTCTTGATACTTTTTAAGGTTTTCTTCCGACAAGTCCTCTGCATTCACTGTTATCTGTGTTGCTTTGGCTCTTGCATTAACAACCTCTGTCAAAGTCTGTTCTTCATGTGTAGCATACCCTTTTACGGTAGCCACCAAATTAGGTATAAGATCAGCACGACGCTGATAAGCATTCTGCACCTGTCCCCATTGAGAGGAAGTAGCTTCTTGCTTTTCGACCATCGTATTATACGAACAGCTAGATAAAAATACACTTGCTAAAATTGCAATCAGAAAAGTAAACTTTACAGTCTTCATAGATACATTTTTTTTAACTCTTATAACTAGTAAACACTAAAGAGAGTAAGTTGTTTAAATAAATCAAATATATTTTCAAGGAAAAGTATTCAAACAAAAAAACCGAGACTAGCTCGGTTATATTATTTCTTTAAGACTTTTTCTATCTCATCAAGATCATCTCTAAAGGATTTATCAACCTGAAGCTGGTCTTTTACGGTTTTACAAGCATGTAATACTGTAGCATGATTTTTCTTCCCGATTACTGACCCAATCTGAGCTAACGAAAGTTCGGTATATATTTTTGACAAATACATGGCAACTTGACGAGCCTGTACGATCTCTCTCTTTCTGGATGCAGTTTGCAACAATTCGGTTTTGATATTAAAATGCTTACAGACTACCTCCGAAATACTATCAATTGTAACCTTTTTCTTTTCGATCTTACGGATAGCCTGACCGATGACGCGCTTAGCTAAAATCAAATCGACTTCCTTATTATAGATTACAGAATATGCCATTAGTGAAACAATAACACCTTCCAAGTCACGAACATTCTCTGTTACATTATCGGCTATAAATTCTACAACATCAGCCGGAATCGCCAACCCGTCATGAAGAATCTTATCGTGAAGAATTTTGGTTCTTAAATCAAAATCAGGGTTTTCTAATCTTGTGGTAAGTCCCCATCTGAAACGAGTGAGTAAACGTTCCTCAACACCTTGTAATTCAGAGGGAGCTTTATCGGAAGTAAGAATCAACTGCTTATTGTTTTGGTGTAGATGATTGAAAATATGGAAGAACGTATTTTGAGTTTTCTCTAATCCTACCAACTCCTGAATATCATCTATGATAAGGACATCTATACCTTGATAGAAATTTATAAAATCATTTACTGTATTAAAACGGGTAGCATCCGTATATTGCACTTTAAACAAGTGTGCAGAAACATACAATACCTTCTTATCCGGAAACATATCTAAAATACGTGTTCCGATAGCATGACAAAGGTGAGTTTTTCCAACTCCTGACGTTCCATGCACAAACAAAGGATTGAATGCTGTCTTTCCTGGATTGTTTGCAATAGTTTCTCCCGCCGTTCTTGCTAATTTATTACTAACACCTTCGAAAAAATTATCGAACGTATATTTAGCATTTAGCTGAGAATCGAAATCTACAGATACCGTTTTTTGAAAAGGGTTAGGGATTCGATTTGCTTGTTTGGGTGTAATTTTTTCAACACTCAAAGATTTTGTATCGCCCCTGTAATCAACATGCGTATTGGTTGTATTCTCAACAAGTATACGATAGTTAAGAATAGCCTCAGGACTAACTTCACGATGTAAAGTCATTCTGAGTAGATCAACGAATTTGTCTTCCAAATATTCATAGAAAAATTGACTTGGAACCTGTATTGTAAACACACTGTTTTCAAACGAATGTGGCACAATAGGAGAGAACCAAGTTTGATAAGTTATCTCAGAAACATTATCCTTGATAACATTCAAACATTTATTCCATAAAAAATTGACATTATTATTCATCGAGATCTGCAATACTACTTTTTGATTTCTATACTATTTTATTTCTTTCCTGTTACGGTAATACAAAATTTGAAAATAAATTCAATTTAAACAAGTGCTAATAAATTTGGTTTTTCGGATACAGTATATATCATTGTAAATAAGCGATTTAAACCAGAAACAAATTACACACATATAAGGTTTTATCTCTCAATCGTTTACAAGATATTAACAATAATAAGAACGACTTAAATCCGCATTAAAGGATTATAAACAATTTATTGCATTTTGTTTTTATTTAGAACAATTCTAAATAACGATCAAAAAACTTTCACATTAATATATCGTGACGGATTCTCTTTCACATCCTTTAATAATAGCGAAGCATTCCCCATAGTCACGTTTAAGCTATCGTAAAGTGCTCTATCAT encodes:
- the dnaA gene encoding chromosomal replication initiator protein DnaA gives rise to the protein MNNNVNFLWNKCLNVIKDNVSEITYQTWFSPIVPHSFENSVFTIQVPSQFFYEYLEDKFVDLLRMTLHREVSPEAILNYRILVENTTNTHVDYRGDTKSLSVEKITPKQANRIPNPFQKTVSVDFDSQLNAKYTFDNFFEGVSNKLARTAGETIANNPGKTAFNPLFVHGTSGVGKTHLCHAIGTRILDMFPDKKVLYVSAHLFKVQYTDATRFNTVNDFINFYQGIDVLIIDDIQELVGLEKTQNTFFHIFNHLHQNNKQLILTSDKAPSELQGVEERLLTRFRWGLTTRLENPDFDLRTKILHDKILHDGLAIPADVVEFIADNVTENVRDLEGVIVSLMAYSVIYNKEVDLILAKRVIGQAIRKIEKKKVTIDSISEVVCKHFNIKTELLQTASRKREIVQARQVAMYLSKIYTELSLAQIGSVIGKKNHATVLHACKTVKDQLQVDKSFRDDLDEIEKVLKK
- a CDS encoding LemA family protein, encoding MKTVKFTFLIAILASVFLSSCSYNTMVEKQEATSSQWGQVQNAYQRRADLIPNLVATVKGYATHEEQTLTEVVNARAKATQITVNAEDLSEENLKKYQEAQGQLSAALGKLLMVQEQYPDLKANQNFLALQDELAGTENRIAVERNKYNEVVKDYNQYIRKFPQTIWAGWFGFTQKGYFEAEAGSQTAPTVQF